The following coding sequences lie in one Alosa sapidissima isolate fAloSap1 chromosome 15, fAloSap1.pri, whole genome shotgun sequence genomic window:
- the LOC121683488 gene encoding vicilin-like seed storage protein At2g18540, whose product MGALFFATILWTLTGVGCLPLQIGKATDCVQKDSVSSSVGGPHPPCDEQMIVALEEALTAEQRHEGLLMELQELAEEERQRQRDYVRELEESKKSTARRYSELDQDDQDDFNEDEDDLGNGLSMDEPFEEEEDDDEEEEVEEDGGEKRSDDGGVMEEPRLEAGGSHVDVAEEEEKARQLEELLAEEIRKKDKAQDKDQELEELLRELKKKRYEAAKERKERKEKPEEAEEGEEEKERKVRKGQAEKLEDMERKRSEERRKNEVELMVEKEKVERELKQLLEEQKDTTKAWDKEKEREEKEEELQELLRKMKRMQEEEETQGKKESASRGKTEEEEEEEEEERRRRRQRW is encoded by the exons GCTACTGACTGTGTCCAGAAGGACTCTGTGAGCAGCAGTGTGGGTGGGCCACATCCTCCATGTGATGAGCAAATGATAG TGGCACTGGAGGAGGCTCTGACCGCTGAGCAGAGGCACGAGGGTCTGCTGATGGAACTCCAGGAGCTGGCTGAGGAAG agagacagaggcaaagGGATTACGTGCGTGAGCTGGAGGAGAGCAAGAAGAGCACGGCACGGAGGTACAGCGAGCTGGACCAGGACGACCAGGACGACTTCAACGAGGACGAGGACGACCTCGGCAACGGCCTCTCCATGGACGAACCattcgaggaggaggaggatgatgatgaggaggaggaggtggaggaagatgGCGGCGAGAAGAGGAGCGATGATGGGGGGGTGATGGAGGAACCGCGTCTGGAAGCAGGCGGAAGCCACGTGGACGTagcggaggaggaagagaaggccCGCCAGCTGGAGGAGCTGCTGGCCGAGGAGATCCGCAAGAAGGACAAGGCGCAGGACAAGGACCAGGAGCTGGAGGAACTCCTGCGGGAGCTGAAGAAGAAGAGGTATGAAGCGGCCAAGGAGCGCAAGGAGCGTAAGGAGAAGCccgaggaggcggaggagggg gaggaggagaaggagaggaaggtgAGGAAGGGCCAGGCGGAGAAGCTGGAGGacatggagaggaagaggagtgaggagaggaggaagaacgAGGTGGAGCTGAtggtggagaaggagaaggtgGAAAGGGAGCTCAAGCAGCTCCTGGAGGAGCAGAAGGACACCACCAAGGCCTGGgacaaggagaaggagagggaggagaaggaggaggagctgcaggagctGCTCAGGAAGATGAAGCgcatgcaggaggaggaggagacgcagGGGAAGAAGGAGAGCGCGAGCAGAGgaaagacagaggaggaggaggaggaggaggaggaggag aggaggagaagaagacagAGGTGGTAG